From Nocardia sp. NBC_00416:
CAGGCCCGCCGACCGAATCATCTCGCCTACCGGCCACCCGCACCGCGGACTCCGACCGGACTCACCGACACCGCGCGGATCCATGCCGATCAGGTCGTAACTCGCCGAGACCTCCGGCGACAGCACATCACCGAGCAGATCCAGACTGTCCAGCCCCTCCGAACCGGGACCGCCTGGATTGGACAACAGAATTCCTCGCCGCCGCGCCGGATCGCCGGCCTGCACCCGCGAAATCGCCACGGTCATCGTGCGATCGTCGGGAATCCCGTAGTCGAGCGGCACCAGTACATCCGCGCATTCGCCACCGGCCTTGTCGACATTCTCGACGCCGCAAGGCTTCCACTCGAGCCGCTGGTGATAGAACCGGTCCAACCCGATCGGGTGCGCGTCGTCTACCGGGTCCGCCTGGCTGTACGCCGGCACCGCCATCAGCAGGGACACCGCCACTACAGACATCGAACGCCAGAACAGGTTCACCGACAACAGACGTCGCCTCTCGATATGAGGGATCACGCAGGTTGGTGCGACGTGAACCGTAGCCGATACCGGGGTTCGGTTGTGGTAACCCACACCCAGTCAGGGTGAGTCGAGCACGTCGTGCCGGCTGGGCATCCTCGGCCGTTCATCGAAGTGAACGGATGCGCAGCGTCTGATCTGCGGCAGGCATCGAGGCGTGGCCTGCTGGATGGCGGCTGAGAGTCGAGGGTCGGGTGCCCGACGTTCGCTATCCGCTGCTGTCCGCAACCAGGGTCTGCGCGGGTTCGGCCAAGGCGCCCGCGAAGGCCGGCGCGGCGCACCGGGCCGCGTGACCGGGGCCGTCTTCGGGGACCAGGACGCTGCCGGTGATCGTCATCGGCGGCTCGAGCGGTATCGCGACCACCCGGGTCGAACCGATCTCCGCGACCTGGTCGGCGGGTAGCACCGTCCAGCTGCGCGGATCGGAACCCACCTCGACGACGGTGTCCTGCGCGGCGCCCGCTGGACGCCCCAGCGCGAGCCGGGCCCCGGCCGCACGGGCGGCGCCCGCCACCGCATCGTGCAGGTGCCGGTCGTGCCGCCGGGAGGGCATCCGCAGCACGCTGTCGGCCAGATCGTCCAGCCCTAGGGCGGTACGGTCGGCGAGGGCGTGCCGCGCGGACATGACCACCAGCAGGGGCTCGATCCACATCGGGAGTGCCACGATTCCGTGTTCGGCGAGTTCGCCCCTGGCCAGCACGAGATCGAGTTCGCCACGGCGCAATGCGTTCAGGCGGGCAGGGAACGGCAGGTCGATCA
This genomic window contains:
- a CDS encoding LysR family transcriptional regulator; this encodes MELRALRYFVTVAEELHFGRAAERLHIAQPAVSQQVARLERELGIRLLDRSPRRVRLTPAGLRVLDAARRALAAAEHVRLAAAPPASTLRISAAAGLTARLERGIDALRGSGSPFDVVLIDLPFPARLNALRRGELDLVLARGELAEHGIVALPMWIEPLLVVMSARHALADRTALGLDDLADSVLRMPSRRHDRHLHDAVAGAARAAGARLALGRPAGAAQDTVVEVGSDPRSWTVLPADQVAEIGSTRVVAIPLEPPMTITGSVLVPEDGPGHAARCAAPAFAGALAEPAQTLVADSSG